In Acidimicrobiales bacterium, the genomic window CTCGACGCCCAGGTCAACGACCACCTGGAGCAGGAGGTCGTCGAGATGCGCAGCCTCGCCACAGGCCGCGACCCGGCGACCGGCGCACCCTTCGGCGCCGACGTGCAGGCCATGTTCGAGACCTTCCTCAACCGCAACGTGCCCGGCGACGGCGAGGCCTACTACACGTTCGTCGACGGCCAGTTCTTCCGGGCGTCCACGGCCCCGGTCCGGCTCGGAGAGGCATCCCATGCCGGCGACCGCTGGGCGGCCCTCACCGACTCCGCCCAGGGGGAGCTGGACAGCGACGCCGGCGAGGTGCGCTGGCTGGCCCTGCCCCTGCAGGACGCAGAAGGCGAGACGCTCGGCGTGTTCGTGGTGGCGAACTTCCTGCGCGGGGAGCGGGAGGAGATCACCGGGGTCATCGCCACCAGCTCGGCCGTCGCGGCCACGATCCTGGCCGTCGCCGTGGTCATCGGCTGGGTGGTGGCCGGGCGCATCCTCCGCCCCATCCGCGAGGTGACCCTCACCGCCCGGGCCATCAGCGACACCGATCTCGCCCGGCGCATCGACGTGGAGGGCGACGACGAGATCGCCGAGCTGGCCTCCACGTTCAACGCCATGCTCGACCGGCTGGAGGAGTCGTTCGCCACCCAGCAGGCCTTCGTCGACGACGCCGGGCACGAGCTGCGCACGCCGATCACGATCGTCCGGGGCCACCTCGAGCTGCTGGGCGACGACCCCGAGGAGCGCCGCGAGACCGTGGCGCTGGTGACCGACGAGCTCGACCGGATGAGCCGCATCGTCGACGACCTGCTCCTCCTCGCCAAGCTGCAGCAGCCCGGGCTGTTGCGCACCGAGGCGGTGGCGGTCGAGCCGTTCACCACCGAGCTGTTCGCCAAGGCGAAGACGTTCGGCGAGCGCCACTGGGCCCTGGAGCAGACCGCGGCGATCACCGTGGTGGCCGACCGGCAGCGCCTCACGCAGGCGGTGCTGAACCTGGCCCGCAACGCGGTCGAGCACGCCGGCCCGGATGCCGCCATCACCCTCGGGTCGGCGGCGTCGAACGGCGAGGTGCGGTTCTGGGTGGCCG contains:
- a CDS encoding HAMP domain-containing sensor histidine kinase, which produces MAERVGFRPSVRLRILGGMIGLTALAVVGSLLLSRRLLLQQLDAQVNDHLEQEVVEMRSLATGRDPATGAPFGADVQAMFETFLNRNVPGDGEAYYTFVDGQFFRASTAPVRLGEASHAGDRWAALTDSAQGELDSDAGEVRWLALPLQDAEGETLGVFVVANFLRGEREEITGVIATSSAVAATILAVAVVIGWVVAGRILRPIREVTLTARAISDTDLARRIDVEGDDEIAELASTFNAMLDRLEESFATQQAFVDDAGHELRTPITIVRGHLELLGDDPEERRETVALVTDELDRMSRIVDDLLLLAKLQQPGLLRTEAVAVEPFTTELFAKAKTFGERHWALEQTAAITVVADRQRLTQAVLNLARNAVEHAGPDAAITLGSAASNGEVRFWVADTGPGVPVVDRSVIFERFARGGDRRRRSEGAGLGLSIVRAVAEAHAGSIELESRPGHGARFTLTIPTDPPGAGP